A genome region from Leptospiraceae bacterium includes the following:
- a CDS encoding acyl-CoA dehydrogenase family protein: MSNTTFFSKQNPGLDQFDISNYHGVTGKNFFDEDRLLHHILDKYNKDYEIPHKNAMLNHIRGYGELVGGELNQITEACHKEGKYGEVIHFDRSGNRIDKVIYSEEQLKSRKISYDYGIANLDFHRDWKHPFTTLHKLTLAYLANQNGEGGVTCPLAMTDGIIIALKTIGTEEQKRKFLPLVAGEHSNSHFMAGQYVTERVGGSNVGANRTIAKKLPSGKWILNGEKWFCSNPGDLWVTTAKIEGTNTIGMFLVPRLKDNGELNGCYILRKKDIIGSRGKITVETVYQNLEAEELGRVSHGLANLIKYIIKTSRIHLSLAALGIGRRAFMEGYEYVKCREAYGKKVIEFPSIQKQLAEMKILQSACSLVVFKNVSLLDGENPLLQILNPLMKYISSTHATWISKQAILLHGGNGILGDFSCLPRLHNDSIINETWEGTHQVISEHVMKAFSRPKAQNAFYAEIKKNITGAENFPFLTYANESFKILIAKLETIFNSNDELYLEMNRISICDSIYQVYALSEFIAESISFKKETAISHMANGFAEIAIRGKEGLSDQHGIFQKSEILKWILEY; the protein is encoded by the coding sequence ATGAGCAATACTACTTTTTTTTCCAAACAAAATCCAGGACTCGATCAATTTGACATAAGTAATTATCACGGAGTTACTGGTAAAAATTTTTTTGATGAAGATCGACTACTCCATCATATATTAGATAAATATAATAAGGACTATGAAATTCCCCATAAAAATGCAATGTTAAATCATATTCGTGGTTACGGCGAATTAGTCGGTGGAGAATTAAATCAAATCACAGAAGCCTGCCACAAAGAAGGAAAATACGGAGAGGTAATTCATTTTGATAGATCCGGAAATCGAATCGATAAAGTTATTTATTCAGAAGAACAACTTAAATCCAGAAAGATTTCTTACGATTATGGAATTGCAAATTTAGACTTTCACAGAGATTGGAAACATCCATTTACTACACTCCACAAGCTAACACTAGCTTACCTCGCAAATCAAAATGGGGAAGGAGGAGTCACCTGCCCTCTCGCAATGACAGATGGAATTATTATTGCCCTTAAAACGATTGGAACCGAAGAACAAAAACGTAAATTTCTACCGCTAGTAGCTGGTGAACATAGCAATTCTCATTTTATGGCAGGACAATACGTTACTGAAAGAGTCGGAGGCTCTAACGTAGGGGCAAATCGTACAATCGCTAAAAAACTTCCAAGCGGAAAATGGATATTAAACGGAGAAAAATGGTTTTGTTCAAATCCGGGCGACCTTTGGGTAACTACCGCAAAAATAGAAGGCACAAATACAATCGGAATGTTTTTAGTTCCTAGACTTAAAGATAATGGAGAGTTAAATGGGTGTTATATCCTACGAAAAAAAGACATCATCGGCTCACGTGGTAAAATCACAGTCGAAACGGTCTACCAAAATCTAGAAGCCGAAGAACTCGGTAGAGTTTCTCATGGACTTGCTAATTTAATAAAATACATTATCAAAACTTCTCGAATTCATTTATCCTTAGCCGCACTCGGAATTGGAAGACGAGCATTTATGGAAGGTTATGAGTATGTAAAATGCAGAGAGGCTTATGGGAAAAAGGTAATCGAATTTCCTTCCATTCAAAAACAACTCGCCGAAATGAAAATTCTACAATCTGCCTGTAGTCTTGTAGTTTTCAAAAATGTAAGCCTACTCGATGGCGAAAATCCCCTATTACAAATTCTAAATCCACTTATGAAATACATTTCGTCTACCCACGCAACCTGGATTTCCAAACAAGCCATTTTACTTCATGGCGGCAACGGTATATTAGGCGACTTTTCTTGTTTACCTCGTTTACACAATGATTCTATTATCAATGAGACATGGGAAGGTACTCATCAAGTTATATCCGAACATGTAATGAAAGCGTTTAGCAGACCCAAAGCGCAAAATGCATTTTATGCGGAGATCAAAAAGAATATCACGGGAGCAGAAAACTTTCCATTCCTGACATACGCAAATGAAAGTTTTAAAATACTAATAGCAAAATTAGAAACTATCTTCAATTCCAACGATGAATTATACCTTGAAATGAATCGTATTTCTATTTGTGATTCAATTTACCAAGTTTATGCGCTCAGTGAATTTATTGCAGAAAGTATATCTTTCAAGAAAGAAACAGCTATATCCCATATGGCAAATGGATTCGCAGAAATCGCGATTCGCGGTAAAGAGGGGTTAAGCGATCAGCATGGAATTTTTCAAAAAAGTGAGATATTGAAGTGGATACTAGAATATTAA
- a CDS encoding response regulator transcription factor translates to MKTPKLLLVEDDTSLATTLKERLTKEGYSICWVNTLSKARTELKSSTPNLIILDVGLPDGSGFDLAKELSERNANIPFLFLTALAGAPERLKGFELGAEEFIPKPFHLKELLLRVKHVLDAHKHVRESLQNKFLFHGYIIDFESYQIHSPEGETISISARDSGLLHLLINEKQRVVSRDEILDKLWGEENFPTNRTIDNSIVRLRQSLGKHGLKAIKSIRSVGYRWTGDEE, encoded by the coding sequence GTGAAGACTCCTAAATTACTACTAGTCGAAGACGACACTTCTCTTGCCACTACACTAAAAGAAAGACTTACCAAAGAAGGTTATAGCATTTGCTGGGTAAACACACTTTCTAAGGCACGAACAGAATTAAAAAGTTCTACACCTAACTTAATCATTTTAGATGTAGGACTCCCGGATGGTTCTGGATTTGATTTAGCAAAAGAACTTTCTGAGAGAAATGCCAATATTCCGTTTCTATTTCTAACTGCACTAGCAGGTGCGCCTGAAAGACTAAAAGGATTTGAACTAGGAGCAGAAGAATTTATTCCAAAACCATTTCATCTAAAAGAACTACTTCTAAGAGTCAAACACGTATTAGACGCACACAAACACGTAAGAGAGTCTTTACAAAATAAATTTTTATTCCATGGCTATATAATTGACTTTGAAAGTTACCAAATCCATTCACCGGAAGGCGAAACAATATCCATTTCTGCTCGCGACTCAGGACTTCTCCACTTATTAATAAACGAAAAACAAAGAGTTGTAAGTAGAGATGAAATTTTAGACAAACTCTGGGGGGAAGAAAATTTTCCAACCAATCGAACCATTGATAATTCAATTGTTAGACTTAGGCAGTCCCTTGGAAAACATGGACTAAAAGCAATTAAATCCATTCGTAGTGTTGGTTATAGATGGACTGGAGATGAAGAATAA
- a CDS encoding HAMP domain-containing histidine kinase — MKESRNRLFLGFIWLTLSISLGFWWTIMGLKQANQVAELKFYLGAREESVTTLEKQSRMIKLEGGFLMFLLIVGGTTLIILSQKDLERTQMLKDFFATLTHEMKTPLASLRLQAESLEEDVKNKKTKAILSRLIDDSKRLELQMDKALYLAALTRKEILYLEKVNLSDLLNQITLYYPYAQIHTIENSFVSIDIRAFESVIKNLIENAKNHGKASRVVFKLEKISSTAKITVTDNGLGFPGNTNELGKLFFRHNTNSGSGIGLYLVKTLISKMNGHVKFYNSNSGFEVIIELPARTET; from the coding sequence ATGAAAGAATCTCGAAATAGACTTTTTCTTGGATTTATTTGGCTTACTCTTTCTATTTCTCTTGGTTTTTGGTGGACAATTATGGGATTAAAACAAGCAAACCAAGTTGCTGAATTAAAATTCTATCTCGGAGCCAGAGAAGAAAGTGTAACTACTCTCGAAAAACAAAGTAGAATGATCAAACTAGAAGGCGGATTTTTAATGTTTCTTCTAATCGTCGGTGGGACTACTCTTATTATCCTCTCCCAAAAAGATTTAGAAAGAACTCAAATGTTAAAAGATTTTTTTGCAACACTTACACATGAAATGAAAACTCCTCTAGCGTCCCTTCGACTCCAAGCAGAAAGTCTCGAAGAAGATGTAAAAAATAAAAAAACAAAAGCAATTCTAAGTCGATTAATCGACGACTCAAAAAGATTAGAATTACAAATGGATAAGGCTTTGTATCTCGCCGCGCTTACTCGAAAAGAAATCCTTTACTTAGAAAAAGTAAACCTATCCGATTTACTCAATCAGATTACTCTATATTATCCGTATGCACAAATTCATACAATTGAAAATTCATTTGTTTCTATAGATATTAGGGCTTTCGAAAGTGTAATTAAAAACCTAATTGAAAATGCAAAAAATCATGGGAAAGCATCTCGTGTAGTTTTTAAATTAGAAAAAATTTCCTCTACTGCTAAAATAACAGTAACAGATAATGGATTAGGTTTTCCGGGTAATACAAATGAATTAGGAAAATTATTTTTCCGCCACAATACGAACAGTGGAAGTGGAATTGGACTTTATTTGGTAAAAACTTTAATTTCTAAAATGAACGGTCATGTAAAGTTTTATAATTCTAACTCTGGATTTGAGGTTATCATTGAATTACCCGCTAGGACGGAAACGTGA
- a CDS encoding uroporphyrinogen decarboxylase yields MANERFTNAINRKEQNIPPIWFMRQAGRYHSHYQNLRKKYNFMELCKIPEVAAEVALGPVQEFDFDLAILFSDLLFPLEGLGMGLQYTEHGPRLDWHLDATNFDKLRSVDDTMGLLEFQRECVKQTRALIPQNKSLIGFVGGIWTLFTYAVIGKHDGSLTLAKVLTETRDKFFPLMEEILTRNIQLQLDAGAELVMIFDTAAGELSNSMFHEIVIPYVKKFAKRFPKKIGYYSKNTTDTAVKSILEITDLAGLGFDHRLPLVNLLPQNSFGFTQGNFDQSLLFLETSEFKKVLKSYITELKSLSPKERIGWVSGLGHGVLPKTPEANVKLFVETIRQEFA; encoded by the coding sequence ATGGCAAACGAACGTTTTACAAATGCAATCAATCGCAAAGAACAAAATATTCCCCCAATTTGGTTTATGAGGCAGGCAGGTAGATATCATTCTCATTACCAGAATCTCCGTAAAAAATATAACTTCATGGAACTTTGTAAAATCCCGGAAGTAGCCGCTGAAGTTGCTCTTGGCCCTGTTCAAGAATTTGATTTTGATCTCGCAATTTTATTTTCTGATTTACTTTTTCCACTCGAAGGTTTGGGAATGGGTTTACAATACACCGAACATGGTCCTAGACTCGACTGGCATTTAGATGCGACTAATTTCGATAAACTCCGTTCGGTAGACGATACAATGGGTCTATTAGAATTCCAAAGAGAATGTGTAAAACAAACTCGTGCACTCATTCCGCAAAACAAATCTCTAATTGGTTTTGTGGGAGGCATATGGACATTATTCACATATGCCGTGATCGGTAAACACGATGGAAGTCTGACATTGGCAAAAGTGTTAACAGAAACTCGTGACAAATTTTTCCCACTGATGGAAGAAATTTTAACCAGAAACATCCAATTGCAATTAGACGCTGGTGCGGAATTGGTAATGATCTTTGACACTGCGGCAGGAGAACTTTCGAATTCAATGTTTCATGAAATTGTAATTCCTTATGTAAAAAAATTTGCCAAACGTTTCCCTAAAAAAATAGGTTACTACTCTAAAAACACAACAGATACTGCAGTAAAATCAATTTTAGAAATAACGGATTTAGCTGGACTTGGATTTGATCACAGGTTACCTCTCGTTAACCTTTTGCCACAAAATTCCTTCGGATTTACCCAAGGAAATTTCGACCAATCTCTTTTATTTTTAGAGACATCTGAATTCAAAAAAGTTTTAAAATCCTATATCACGGAATTAAAATCCTTATCGCCCAAAGAAAGAATTGGTTGGGTATCAGGCCTTGGGCACGGAGTATTACCGAAGACTCCAGAGGCTAATGTGAAATTATTCGTAGAAACTATCAGACAGGAGTTTGCCTAA